From the genome of Perca flavescens isolate YP-PL-M2 chromosome 12, PFLA_1.0, whole genome shotgun sequence, one region includes:
- the LOC114565493 gene encoding uncharacterized protein LOC114565493, with amino-acid sequence MHFLGIFGLILWDLSLGCPVPIDTIIVQVQQWGVVGAQQVVEQVLLNGVSLTGKNQEVDSIIQTMSADAMLPTLIDVNQTSVLRNHTVLRSRECILEGSQLHWTDRVFYDGKVYLTLDHSDTWTAHVPEALALKVLWDQEKQRIKTARTPLQEGCIKLMRELMLSVEQSVPGIPSPQFLIPILVLLAFTGLIVISLLLFKNQGLRHPGGVVGSIIHYPKDMTETAPDIEASGYRTL; translated from the exons ATGCATTTTCTTGGTATTTTTGGGCTAATTTTATGGGACCTATCACTGGGGTGTCCTGTTCCAATAG ATACCATCATAGTGCAGGTCCAGCAGTGGGGAGTGGTGGGTGCTCAGCAGGTCGTGGAGCAGGTCCTTCTCAATGGAGTCTCTCTAACTGGCAAAAACCAGGAAGTTGACAGTATTATCCAAACCATGTCAGCTGATGCAATGCTTCCAACTCTTATCGATGTCAACCAGACGTCCGTCCTAA GAAACCACACTGTCCTTCGTTCTCGTGAATGCATACTGGAGGGGTCTCAACTGCACTGGACCGACCGTGTGTTCTATGATGGGAAGGTCTATCTGACTCTGGACCACTCTGACACGTGGACAGCCCACGTACCGGAAGCATTGGCCTTAAAAGTGCTGTGGGACCAGGAAAAGCAGCGCATAAAGACGGCGAGGACCCCCCTTCAGGAGGGATGCATCAAGCTGATGAGAGAACTGATGCTTTCTGTGGAGCAGTCAG TTCCAGGAATTCCTTCGCCTCAATTTCTGATCCCAATCTTGGTGCTCCTGGCGTTTACAGGACTTATCGTAATCAGCCTCCTCCTCTTCAAAAACCAGG GTTTGAGACACCCTGGAG gtgttgttGGCTCGATTATACATTACCCTAAAGACATGACTGAAACAGCTCCAGACATTGAAGCCAGTGGTTACCGTACCTTGTAA
- the ppp1r7 gene encoding protein phosphatase 1 regulatory subunit 7 has product MASRSVGEHQEMEVDRRGESEESGDEETRRRSINGNVDPTQPSTTGKEESPVDMDTITLDPEEEDVDLVHCRIGKIEGLEVLQKAKTLSLRQNLIKKIENLESLSSLQELDLYDNQIRKLENLQTLTEIEQLDVSFNMLRKIEGLEHMTRVKKLFLLHNKIGNIGNLDHLTGLEMLELGSNRIRVIENLDTLASLQSLFLGTNKITTLQNLEGLHNLTVLSIQSNRITKIEGLQNLVNLKELYLSHNGIEVIEGLENNKRLTTLDIAANRVKKIENISHLTELQEFWMNDNQIDNWSDLDELKNAKSLETVYLERNPLQKDPQYRRKIMLALPSVRQIDATFIRF; this is encoded by the exons ATGGCTTCCAGGTCTGTTGGAGAGCATCAGGAGATGGAAG TTGACCGAAGGGGTGAGTCTGAGGAGTCTGGTGATGAGGAGACTAGGAGGAGGAGTATCAATGGCAACGTGGACCCTACTCAGCCCTCTACCACTG GTAAAGAAGAGTCTCCTGTTGACATGGACACCATAACCTTGGACCCAGAGGAAGAG GATGTTGATCTTGTTCATTGTCGTATTGGAAAGATTGAAGGATTGGAGGTGTTACAGAAAGCTAAA ACACTCTCCTTACGACAGAATCTCATCAAAAAGATAGAAAACCTTGAAAGTTTGAGCTCGCTGCAGGAACTAGATCTCTACGACAATCAGATCCGCAAACTGGAGAACCTGCAGACCCTCACAGAGATTGA GCAGCTTGACGTGTCCTTTAATATGCTGAGAAAGATTGAGGGTTTGGAGCATATGACTCGGGTGAAGAAACTTTTTCTGCTTCACAACAAAATTGGCAACATTGGCAACCTGGACCACCTCACAGGCCTCGAAATGCTGGAGCTGGGCTCCAATCGCATCCGG GTCATAGAGAACCTGGATACACTTGCATCTTTGCAAAGTTTGTTTCTTGGCACCAATAAAATAACTACGCTTCAGAATCTGGAGGGTTTACACAACCTGACTGTTTTAAGCATTCAG AGTAACCGGATTACTAAAATTGAGGGTCTACAGAATCTTGTCAACCTGAAAGAGCTCTATTTGAGCCACAATGGCATTGAGGTCATTGAGGGCTTGGAAAACAAT AAAAGGCTCACAACCCTTGACATTGCAGCCAATCGAGTAAAGAAAATCGAAAACATCAGCCATCTGACAGAGCTGCAGGAGTTCTGG ATGAATGATAATCAGATAGATAACTGGTCAGATCTCGATGAGTTGAAGAATGCCAAGTCTCTGGAGACCGTCTACCTTGAAAGAAATCCTCTACAGAAGGATCCGCAGTACCGGCGAAAGATCATGCTAGCGCTGCCCAGTGTGCGCCAGATTGACGCTACCTTCATCCGCTTTTAA
- the ubxn7 gene encoding UBX domain-containing protein 7 has translation MAALGDTSAPGVNGLIQQFTSITGATESVGQHMLEACNNNLEMAVTMFLDGGGIAEEPSTSSSSAASSSRAPPSDDVRAPIPQKQDILVEPEPLFGVPKRRRPARSIFDGFRDFQTETIRQEQELRNGGTVDKKLSTLADLFRPPIELMHKGSFETAKDCGQLENKWLMINIQNVQDFACQCLNRDVWSNDAVKTIIREHFIFWQVYHDSEEGQRYIQFYKLNKFPYISILDPRTGQKMVEWNQLDVASFLEQTTGFLAEHGQLDGPSCHAPPAKRARSESLIDASEDSQLEAAIRASLQETHYESSNAPEAPDSPRSDDESDAEPFSDSEGPISVDGSDSEEKSFTSKRTPPPPATAAQQRLHPDSSTSSHRKSPYKENNHSHKKEESKKNHLEPSAAVPRHPQPDADSAGNHCPPADESAGPSTTSTTKICDVDCPDDNGPKARLMLRYPDGQREQISLSSKAKLLALVRHVQSKGYPNERFELVTNFPRRKLAHLDYDITLQEAGLCPQETVFVQERN, from the exons ATGGCGGCGCTCGGAGACACCTCAGCTCCGGGGGTGAATGGGTTAATACAACAATTCACATCAATAACag GAGCCACAGAGAGTGTAGGACAACATATGTTGGAAGCATGCAACAACAACCTGGAGATGGCGGTGACCATGTTTCTGGACGGAGGCGGGATTGCAGAGGAGCCCAGCACCAGCTCCAGTTCAGCAGCTTCAAGCAGCAGAGCTCCCCCTTCAGA TGACGTACGAGCACCCATTCCTCAGAAGCAGGACATATTGGTGGAACCTGAACCATTGTTTGGAG TGCCAAAGCGAAGAAGACCTGCTCGATCTATATTTGATGGTTTCCGAGACTTTCAAACAGAAACAA TTCGCCAGGAACAGGAGCTGCGTAACGGTGGAACAGTGGATAAGAAACTGAGCACCCTGGCAGACCTTTTCCGTCCTCCCATTGAGCTCATGCACAAAGGCAGCTTTGAGACG GCAAAAGACTGTGGACAACTTGAGAACAAGTGGCTTATGATCAACATTCAAAATGTTCAGGACTTTGCCTGCCAATGCCTGAACAGGGATGTTTGGAGTAATGATGCAGTGAAGACCATCATCAGAGAACACTTCATATTCTGGCag GTATATCATGATAGTGAAGAGGGACAAAGATACATCCAGTTCTATAAGCTGAACAAGTTTCCCTATATTTCCATCCTCGATCCCCGCACAG GTCAAAAAATGGTGGAATGGAATCAGCTGGACGTGGCATCGTTTTTGGAGCAGACTACTGGCTTCCTGGCAGAGCACGGCCAGCTCGATGGGCCATCCTGCCACGCACCCCCTGCCAAACGAGCTCGCTCT GAGAGTCTGATTGATGCCAGTGAAGACAGTCAGCTGGAGGCAGCGATACGAGCCTCCCTACAGGAGACCCACTACGAGTCCTCAAATGCCCCCGAGGCCCCTGATTCCCCCCGATCAGATGACGAATCAGATGCAGAGCCTTTCTCTGATAGCGAGGGTCCTATATCTGTTGATGGCTCAGACAGCGAAGAGAAAAGTTTTACCAGCAAACGCACTCCGCCCCCTCCGGCCACCGCGGCCCAGCAGCGTCTACACCCCGATAGTTCCACTTCTTCCCATAGAAAGTCTCCATACAAAGAAAACAACCACAGTCATAAGAAAGAGGAGAGCAAAAAGAACCACCTGGAGCCCTCAGCTGCTGTTCCTCGTCATCCTCAGCCTGACGCCGATTCTGCAGGTAACCACTGTCCCCCAGCAGACGAAAGCGCTGGACCTTCCACAACTAGCACCACCAAAATCTGTGACGTGGACTGTCCTGACGACAATG gtcCCAAAGCCAGGTTGATGCTCCGTTACCCTGATGGACAGAGAGAGCAAATTTCCTTGTCTTCTAAAGCAAAACTTTTG GCCCTGGTAAGACACGTCCAATCCAAAGGCTACCCAAATGAACGCTTTGAACTCGTCACCAACTTTCCCAGAAGGAAGCTTGCCCACTTGGACTATGACATCACGCTGCAGGAGGCGGGGCTTTGTCCACAGGAGACTGTATTTGTTCAGGAGAGGAACTAG